The nucleotide window TAGAAATTAAGTTCGCAAGGCTTTCTCCAACTCCATGGAAAGATTATTTGGATAAAAACAAAAGAATTGTATGAGATACTGCATTCGATTTTgatgaggcctaccatgatgatttatgtaagatccactccaaaCATAAAATATTCAATCCCATATTACACCTAAGAGCAAACAAACAAAATGACTCATGATTTTGGTTGGCcacacaaaagaaaatagttGGAAGAGTGATGTCCACCTTGAATTTTTATAGGTCCACCTGGATAATTATATATCACGAAATCCACCCCAACCCAAAGTACTAAataactagaggtgtacatgagtcgaactgagtcgagcttggcatagcttgactcggctcgaccgctagttgaccccagctcaaactcggctcggctccatcctcaagcctgactggctagctcggctcaattcggtcagcagctcgagccagttcaagctgagtccgagccaaaatcgagcctctgcGACAtcttctcaaacacatggagagtgcaccttcaatttctcacaaaataTAAAATAGCGGCATCAGTctacaaatatttcatcaaacactcagtgggcaacataaaaattaagatacaaaggtatttgtttcatattcataccttcctcgccaccaataactgacactttgttgagtcatttcatcaaatacttgttgagcaacatcaatatcaaaataaccaagttacCTAACTGATTTGAatcgagttcgatttgagttaggGTTCAATTTGAGTCAAatcgagctcgagcaagctcgaactcagcttgaaatttttttgagctaaaaaatttagctcgactcggcttgacctCAGTTTTGAACCAAGTTGAATCAAGTTTTTTCGTCGACCAAGCTATCAATTCGTGTACAGCTATGTAAATAACTCATTAGGCCATGGCATACAGAGCaaactctgtagggcccaacatgacgcatgtgtcttatccacatggCCAATGGACCACGCCAAAGGAAGCTaccgtgataatgacacccaccgttgaaacataacgtttactattgaaaacttcttgatcGCGACATACattttggatcgagttgatatttatgttttcctttcatccatgtttatgtaacTTTATggataagttggatgacaaataaacatcatcgtggcccaagaaaggtttcaatggtggacatcattatccccgctatttcatgttgtgtggtccacttgagctttggatatgcttcaattttcggctcatgccctataatgttatgctaaaatagatggacggtttggataagacacatacatcatagtggttcCCCAAAGAGTTTCCTCAGTACACTATAATGTACCTGAGTTACTCGTTACACAATCCCCGTCTACTCTAAtcattagattaaaaaaaaacttagctCAGGCTCAAAAATCatacccatccatgattcacatgGGCTGCTAGATCATTCCTCTTGTCCGACGCAGAGTAGGTGGTATTGCACACACTACCGAGCGATGGTGCAGTGATGTGTtgagcactgtggggcccactgtgatgtatgtgttatatatcctgtCCCtccgtttttcagctcattttaggaaatgagcatagaaatgaagtagatccaaatctcaactatactacaccacagaaaacagtagtgtttgaacgcccaccattaaaaactttctgaagCCAACaaaagtattagatcaagctgatatttgcattttccctagctccaggtctctgtgacctaatcaacaagttaggtggcaaataaatattacggtgtgCCCTAAGAAGGATTCAatgtgggtgtcattgtccccactgtttcctatgctatggtccacttgagcttgggatctgcttcaattttggggccatgccctaaaatgagtggacgcggattgcctcctCCCCCATAATCTATCCCTGCAGGGCTctgtcgggcccactgtgatataagtattttatccacgccgttcatcaattttctcctatcattttaaggtaagaacctgaaaatgaagcaggtccacagctccaatggaccacgcCAAAGGAAGCTaccgtgataatgacacccaccgttgaaacctttctaagggcgaccgtgatgtttttttaccatccaacctattaataaggtcatgtagacgtggatgaagtgaaaacacaaatatcggcttgatccgaaacttcaaagctcccaagaagtttttaatggtggaagttcaatccccactttgtggtccacttaagccctagcCCTGCCTCACTTTTTGGATTATACTTTCTAATGATCTGATAAAATCaattaacagcgtggataaaacacttacataacagtgggccccacagagtcctgcctggacggattaccgtccgggcttGGATAGGACTCAATCCGCGTcggttggcaaaacagatggaccgcgtgtatataaaacaaatacatcatgacgaGCCCCACATACAACAACCAACACATCACCACCGTAGGCAACACCTGTCTCCACAGCTGTGTGTGGTGTAGGCATGCAACACCTGTCTCCTCCTCTCAATCAATCTATGAATACACAGCCTACAATCTTACGCACCCAAGAAGTGAAAACATGCCTACTATCCTTTCAACTACTCTTCTCAATCTCTTCTTAATCTCATCTTTCCTTATCATTCTCCTTCTCAGCCCAGCCTGCAAGGCTGACAACATCTTGTATCCTGGTGAAACTCTTGGCACTAACAACTATCTGCAACATGGGAGCTATAGTTTTATAATTCAAGAAGATTGCAATCTGGTCTTATATGATAACGGaaaccccatttgggcatccaacaCCGGCGGCAAGTCTAGGAATTGCCATTGCACCATGCAAACTGATGGAAACCTTGTGGTATATGATCCTTACGGAGTTGCAATTTGGGCTAGTAATACCCGCCTAAGCGAAGGCTTCTATGTTCTAATCCTTCAAAAGGATAGAAACGTAGTCATCTATGGTGGGGCCATTTGGGCTACTGCGACTAATGCACCGGGGAGCAGTGCAATGCCAGTGGTCACTGTGGTCAGCGCCGCTAAAACCAATCGCACCGCTTTGGTTAATGGATCTGGGACCATCACAAACATCTGAGAAGATCAATGCATTGTGCTGAAATACATATTACTTTATCTATGTGTGTTGCCTATGTCttgtttgaaatttgaataaATTTTAGTAATATATTATAGTAACTTTGGGTTGGATTAGctgctttccttttttttaatttagttTATGATGTGCTGGGACTATAACCGTTGGATCTGTGGTCATGTTTAGTGATCCTGACCATATATAAGATGGGCCTCATTGTCTATGGAAGACGCCTAATGAAATTCTCTGATTGGACTACTTTAGCTCAAGTATAAGATGGGCCTCACCTACTCAGCTGTCACCCGTGGGTCCCACAGACGTCATTTTCGGGTTATATCCGCTCCCTGATAGGCCCATGATTTTGAGGGTTCTTGCATTGAGCCGGGTCTAAAATTTCAACCTCTTTATCAACAGGACCGGCTGCTGTTGGTTTCCGGTCGCCTGTAAGACAGGACCAGTTAGGTTGCACGGGCAATTTTATCATCTATCACGTATGGTGGGGCACACTTAATGAACAGCTCAGATCTATCACAAATGTGGACGATGGAACTCGGGCTGAGATGGGACTTAGGCACATGTGCCCATGAACCACACTTGTGAAGGTTCTGGGCCATGAACatgcccatggcccaaaaatcaggatggcCCACTTCAAAAGATAGGAAGGTATGGCTCTGTTTCTTCTCTTTTAACCGTTCCTCTTTCTTATCACGTCGGCCCCTCCGGATGAGTTGATGGGCCTGTACTGGGCCAGGGCATGTTCTCCATGGGCGTTACTTGATTAATGGCTGAGATTTTACACGCATGTGCCCTGGCTCCCCCACTCCATCTTACTTTGGC belongs to Magnolia sinica isolate HGM2019 chromosome 8, MsV1, whole genome shotgun sequence and includes:
- the LOC131253856 gene encoding mannose-specific lectin-like, which codes for MPTILSTTLLNLFLISSFLIILLLSPACKADNILYPGETLGTNNYLQHGSYSFIIQEDCNLVLYDNGNPIWASNTGGKSRNCHCTMQTDGNLVVYDPYGVAIWASNTRLSEGFYVLILQKDRNVVIYGGAIWATATNAPGSSAMPVVTVVSAAKTNRTALVNGSGTITNI